Proteins encoded together in one Paracoccus sp. SMMA_5_TC window:
- a CDS encoding toxic anion resistance protein: MTTQTQASAQAALDEIQSVTSVILPEPPAATPSLEQADPAIAQEIRKRMDEVDIRDSGSIVHFGARAQNELQEISQAMLADVKNKDVGPAGESLREIVTAIRGFSVSELDVRRERSWWERLLGRSAPFAKFVANYEKVQSQIDRITSELDQHQHRLLKDIKSLDLLYDRTLRFYDELALYIAAGEAKLAQIDREDIPAREAAMNAAPEEAKVMAAQELRDLRAARDDLERRVHDLKLTRQVTMQSLPSIRLVQENDKSLVTKINSTLVNTVPLWETQLAQAVTIQRGAEAARAVKEANDLTNDLLTANARNLRQANAQIRTQMERGVFDIEAVRTANAELIATIEDSLRIADEGRTRRAAAEEDLTAMEQELRKTLAAASAPKTQA; encoded by the coding sequence ATGACCACCCAGACTCAGGCCAGTGCCCAGGCTGCCTTGGACGAAATCCAGTCCGTCACCTCGGTCATCCTGCCCGAACCACCCGCGGCAACGCCCAGCCTGGAACAGGCTGACCCCGCCATCGCGCAGGAAATCCGCAAACGCATGGACGAGGTGGATATCCGCGATTCCGGCTCGATCGTGCATTTCGGCGCGCGGGCGCAGAACGAATTGCAGGAAATCAGCCAGGCGATGCTGGCCGACGTCAAGAACAAGGATGTCGGCCCCGCCGGGGAATCACTGCGCGAGATCGTGACCGCCATCCGCGGCTTTTCGGTCAGCGAACTGGACGTGCGGCGCGAACGCAGCTGGTGGGAAAGGCTGCTGGGCCGCAGCGCCCCCTTTGCCAAGTTCGTCGCCAATTACGAAAAGGTCCAGTCGCAGATCGACCGCATCACCTCGGAACTGGACCAGCACCAGCACCGCCTGCTCAAGGATATCAAGTCGCTGGACCTGCTTTATGATCGCACGCTGCGCTTTTACGACGAGCTTGCGCTCTATATCGCTGCCGGCGAGGCCAAGCTGGCGCAGATCGACCGCGAGGATATCCCCGCCCGCGAAGCGGCGATGAATGCCGCGCCCGAAGAGGCCAAGGTGATGGCGGCGCAGGAATTGCGCGATCTGCGCGCGGCCCGCGACGATCTGGAACGGCGCGTGCACGACCTGAAGCTGACGCGGCAGGTGACGATGCAGTCTCTGCCCTCGATCCGTCTGGTGCAGGAAAACGACAAGTCTCTGGTCACCAAGATCAATTCGACCCTGGTCAACACCGTGCCGCTTTGGGAAACCCAGCTGGCACAAGCCGTGACCATCCAGCGCGGGGCCGAGGCCGCCCGCGCCGTGAAAGAGGCCAACGACCTGACCAACGACCTTCTGACAGCCAACGCGCGCAACCTGCGCCAGGCCAATGCCCAGATCCGCACCCAGATGGAACGCGGCGTGTTCGACATCGAGGCGGTGCGCACCGCCAATGCCGAGCTGATCGCCACCATCGAGGACAGCCTGCGCATCGCTGACGAAGGCCGCACCCGTCGCGCCGCCGCCGAAGAAGATCTGACCGCGATGGAGCAGGAACTGCGCAAGACCCTTGCCGCCGCCAGCGCCCCCAAGACGCAGGCGTGA
- a CDS encoding DUF2927 domain-containing protein — protein sequence MTAVPSLSRRLALPLGLCIAAVLAGCAPSPAPQAPPPPRVEAPPPPARPDPAVVDQAALRRDRAQAARLAAAAARDAANSPASRNMRDYLSGVEQRLIAQGRLRTDDGRDIALSPEKLTDDFIEVALYDEYSRSGDRLVARAAPAPMRRWQQPVAIRLEFGDSVSPAQRSRDRAEVADYAARLQRVSGHPVALTGASGNFTVLIVNEDERRQIAPRLTALIPGLPPGDIAALRDLAPQIHCTVFAYSEGNSPVYARAVALIREELPPRLRRSCFHEELAQGLGLANDSPRVRPSIFNDDEEFALLTRHDELLLKILYDPRLRPGMTEAEARPIVLQIARELLATET from the coding sequence GTGACCGCCGTGCCCAGCCTGTCCCGCCGCCTTGCCCTGCCGCTCGGCCTGTGCATCGCCGCCGTGCTGGCGGGTTGCGCGCCCAGTCCGGCGCCGCAGGCTCCGCCACCGCCCAGGGTCGAGGCGCCGCCGCCCCCGGCCCGCCCCGATCCGGCGGTCGTCGATCAGGCGGCGTTGCGCCGCGACCGGGCGCAGGCAGCCCGTCTCGCGGCGGCCGCCGCCCGCGACGCCGCCAATTCACCCGCCAGCCGCAACATGCGCGACTACCTCTCCGGCGTCGAACAACGGCTGATCGCGCAAGGACGCCTGCGCACCGACGACGGCCGCGATATCGCGCTGAGCCCGGAAAAGCTGACCGATGATTTCATCGAGGTCGCCCTTTACGATGAATACAGCCGCAGTGGCGACAGGCTGGTGGCGCGTGCGGCCCCCGCACCCATGCGCCGCTGGCAACAGCCGGTGGCGATCCGGCTCGAATTCGGCGATTCGGTCAGCCCCGCCCAGCGCAGCCGCGACCGGGCCGAGGTCGCCGACTATGCCGCACGGCTGCAACGGGTCAGCGGCCATCCGGTGGCCCTGACCGGGGCCAGCGGCAATTTCACCGTGCTGATCGTGAACGAGGATGAACGCCGCCAGATCGCGCCGAGGCTGACGGCGCTGATCCCCGGCCTGCCCCCGGGCGACATTGCGGCCTTGCGCGATCTGGCCCCGCAGATCCATTGCACGGTCTTTGCCTATTCCGAAGGCAACTCGCCGGTCTATGCCCGTGCCGTTGCCCTGATCCGCGAGGAATTGCCGCCCCGCCTGCGCCGGTCCTGCTTTCACGAGGAACTGGCCCAGGGGCTGGGGCTGGCCAATGACAGCCCGCGGGTGCGCCCTTCGATCTTCAACGATGACGAGGAATTCGCCCTGCTGACCCGGCATGACGAACTGCTGCTGAAGATCCTTTACGATCCGCGCCTGCGTCCCGGCATGACCGAGGCCGAGGCTCGCCCCATCGTCCTGCAGATCGCGCGCGAACTGCTGGCCACGGAAACCTGA
- a CDS encoding SPFH domain-containing protein, which translates to MGIFDILGGEFIDIIEWTDDSRDTMVYRFPTVGRAIKYGAKLTVREGQAAVFIHEGQLADVFAPGLYMLETNNLPILTRLQHWDHGFRSPFKSEIYFVNTTRFNDLKWGTRNPVIARDPEFGPVRLRAFGTYSMRVTDPGRFMTEIVGTDGEFTRDEISFQLRNIIVQEFSRMIAASGIPVLDMAANTDQFGQMIARAISPTVAAYGLTIPEFYIENISLPDEVEKVLDKRTSMGIVGDLNRFGQYAASEAMLNASQQAGGMGAGLGAGIGAGMGAGMGAGLGAGIGAGMGAGMGAGMAAGMGGALAGRGPWGAVPQAGAGAPPAPPPLPSETLWHIAVNGEAQGPYGRAHLGRLVREGGFARDTLVWAPGQDGWKRAEDIAELAQLFTVAPPPPPPVPPRG; encoded by the coding sequence ATGGGCATCTTCGACATTCTGGGCGGCGAGTTCATCGACATCATCGAATGGACCGACGACAGCCGCGACACCATGGTCTATCGCTTCCCCACCGTCGGACGGGCGATCAAATACGGCGCCAAGCTGACCGTGCGCGAAGGCCAGGCGGCGGTGTTCATTCACGAAGGCCAGCTTGCCGATGTGTTTGCCCCCGGCCTTTACATGCTGGAAACCAACAACCTGCCGATCCTGACCCGGTTGCAGCATTGGGACCACGGCTTTCGCAGCCCGTTCAAGTCGGAAATCTATTTCGTCAACACCACCCGGTTCAACGACCTGAAATGGGGCACCCGCAACCCGGTGATCGCCCGCGATCCCGAATTCGGCCCGGTGCGGCTGCGCGCCTTTGGCACCTATTCGATGCGGGTGACCGATCCCGGCCGCTTCATGACCGAAATCGTCGGAACCGACGGCGAATTCACCCGCGACGAGATCAGCTTTCAGCTGCGCAACATCATCGTGCAGGAATTTTCCCGCATGATCGCCGCCTCGGGGATTCCGGTGCTGGACATGGCGGCCAACACCGACCAGTTCGGCCAGATGATCGCCCGCGCCATCAGCCCGACGGTGGCGGCCTACGGCCTAACCATTCCGGAATTCTACATTGAAAACATCAGCCTGCCCGACGAGGTTGAAAAAGTTCTCGACAAGCGAACCTCGATGGGGATTGTCGGCGATCTGAACCGCTTTGGCCAGTATGCGGCGTCCGAGGCGATGCTGAACGCCTCGCAGCAGGCGGGCGGCATGGGCGCGGGGCTGGGCGCGGGCATCGGCGCCGGCATGGGGGCCGGTATGGGCGCGGGGCTGGGCGCGGGCATCGGCGCCGGCATGGGGGCCGGTATGGGCGCGGGCATGGCTGCGGGCATGGGTGGCGCGCTGGCCGGGCGCGGCCCCTGGGGGGCGGTGCCGCAGGCCGGGGCCGGCGCGCCGCCGGCACCACCGCCGCTGCCCTCGGAAACCCTGTGGCACATTGCCGTCAACGGCGAGGCGCAGGGCCCCTATGGCCGCGCCCATCTGGGCCGGCTGGTGCGTGAAGGCGGCTTTGCCCGCGACACGCTGGTCTGGGCGCCCGGCCAGGACGGCTGGAAGCGGGCCGAGGACATCGCCGAGCTGGCGCAGCTGTTCACGGTCGCGCCGCCGCCGCCACCGCCCGTGCCACCGCGGGGTTGA
- a CDS encoding zinc ribbon domain-containing protein, translating to MPTPPSEYRYPCENCGASLEFSPGQQSLVCPYCGHEQHIGPGPARAPARQAEHGPWGDRTMLGVPSSGRALQWDGGHKSDLTEIPLERGLRLDAASDLTENLRTLSCPNCGAKVEITSDRHASTCPFCATAVVTDTGPSRQIKPQGVLPFVITEQQARAALEDWLRGLWFAPSGLTAYARRGKRMSGVYSPFWTFDADTRSTYSGARGDWYFETVYVTQTVNGRPQRVAQQVRRTRWTPVSGQVARNFDDVLVLAASSLPRRITDALAPWDLSHLMPYRPEYLAGFLAEGYTVPLAAGHDIARQEMAGVIAMDVRRAIGGNEQQISSIQTRHSNETFKHILLPVWTAAYRYNGQSYRFVVNGQSGRVQGERPWSVWKIALAVLLAALVVAALLWLNQGGQLRIGQMPAAQTPTDAASAIWSGGTT from the coding sequence ATGCCCACGCCCCCTTCGGAATACCGCTATCCCTGCGAAAACTGCGGCGCCAGCCTTGAGTTTTCGCCCGGACAACAAAGCCTTGTCTGCCCCTATTGCGGGCATGAGCAGCATATCGGCCCCGGCCCGGCGCGGGCCCCGGCCCGGCAGGCCGAGCATGGCCCCTGGGGCGACCGAACCATGCTGGGCGTGCCGTCCAGCGGCCGCGCCCTGCAATGGGACGGCGGGCACAAGTCGGACCTGACCGAGATTCCGCTGGAACGCGGGTTGCGGCTGGACGCGGCCTCGGACCTGACAGAAAACCTGCGCACCCTGTCCTGCCCCAATTGCGGGGCCAAGGTGGAAATCACCAGCGACCGCCACGCCAGCACCTGCCCCTTCTGTGCCACCGCCGTGGTGACCGACACCGGGCCCTCGCGCCAGATCAAGCCGCAGGGGGTGCTGCCCTTTGTCATCACCGAACAGCAGGCGCGCGCCGCGCTCGAGGATTGGCTGCGCGGGCTGTGGTTCGCGCCCTCGGGGCTGACCGCCTATGCCCGGCGCGGCAAGCGGATGAGCGGGGTTTATTCGCCGTTCTGGACCTTCGACGCCGACACCCGCTCGACCTACAGCGGTGCGCGCGGCGACTGGTATTTCGAGACCGTCTATGTGACCCAGACCGTGAACGGCCGGCCGCAGCGGGTCGCCCAACAGGTGCGGCGCACGCGCTGGACGCCGGTCTCGGGCCAGGTGGCGCGGAATTTCGACGATGTGCTGGTGCTGGCGGCCAGTTCCTTGCCGCGGCGCATCACCGATGCGCTGGCGCCCTGGGACCTGTCGCATCTCATGCCCTATCGCCCGGAATACCTGGCCGGCTTCCTGGCCGAGGGCTATACAGTGCCGCTGGCTGCCGGCCATGACATCGCGCGTCAGGAAATGGCGGGGGTGATCGCCATGGATGTGCGCCGCGCCATCGGCGGCAACGAACAACAGATATCCAGTATCCAGACCCGCCACAGCAACGAGACCTTCAAGCACATCCTGCTGCCGGTCTGGACTGCCGCCTATCGCTACAACGGACAGAGCTACCGTTTCGTGGTCAATGGCCAGTCGGGCCGGGTCCAGGGCGAAAGGCCGTGGTCGGTGTGGAAGATCGCGCTGGCCGTGCTGCTGGCGGCGCTGGTGGTGGCGGCGCTGCTGTGGCTGAACCAGGGTGGGCAGCTGCGCATCGGCCAGATGCCGGCCGCGCAGACGCCGACCGATGCGGCAAGCGCCATCTGGTCAGGGGGGACGACGTGA
- a CDS encoding carbohydrate kinase family protein, with the protein MILCVGESLIDMLPQPDGSYRPLPGGSVYNTALALGRLGVPTGYLWPLGNDGFAEMLLARLQAAGVATDLCPRPDLPTSLAFVSLTGAEARYVFYTQGTAGGRLDAETLPDLPGNTDALFIGGISLAQDATAAGVEALVRRLPADIPVILDANIRPPAATDGAAYRQRLQRLLARADLVKLSVEDLHWLMPGTDPDAAAATILGQGARAVLLTRGAAGASAYGPGGGRVDCSAVPTVAADSIGAGDTFNAGVLAALHDLGVLGRGGLARLGPGILGRALSQGCHAAAIAVSRPGADPPWRHELAAAMTAGGATAP; encoded by the coding sequence GTGATCCTGTGCGTGGGCGAATCGCTGATCGACATGCTGCCACAGCCGGACGGCAGCTATCGGCCGCTGCCGGGCGGGTCGGTCTATAACACGGCGCTGGCGCTGGGGCGGCTGGGGGTGCCGACCGGCTATCTGTGGCCGCTGGGCAACGACGGCTTCGCCGAGATGCTCTTGGCGCGCTTGCAGGCGGCGGGGGTGGCGACCGATCTGTGCCCGCGCCCGGACCTGCCGACCAGCCTGGCCTTTGTCAGCCTGACCGGGGCCGAGGCGCGCTATGTTTTCTATACCCAGGGCACCGCCGGCGGGCGCCTGGACGCCGAAACCCTGCCCGATCTTCCCGGAAATACCGACGCGCTGTTCATTGGCGGCATCAGCCTGGCCCAGGACGCCACCGCCGCCGGGGTCGAGGCGCTGGTCCGGCGCCTGCCGGCGGACATACCCGTGATTCTGGATGCCAATATCCGCCCGCCTGCCGCCACCGATGGCGCCGCCTATCGCCAACGGTTGCAGCGGCTGCTGGCGCGCGCCGATCTGGTCAAACTGTCGGTCGAGGATCTGCACTGGCTGATGCCCGGCACCGATCCCGACGCGGCCGCCGCGACGATCCTGGGGCAAGGGGCGCGGGCGGTGCTGCTGACGCGCGGCGCGGCCGGCGCCAGCGCCTATGGACCGGGCGGTGGCCGGGTCGATTGCTCGGCGGTGCCGACGGTCGCGGCCGACAGCATCGGCGCCGGCGACACCTTCAACGCCGGGGTGCTGGCGGCGCTGCACGATCTGGGCGTGCTGGGCCGCGGCGGTCTGGCGCGATTGGGTCCGGGCATCCTGGGGCGGGCACTGTCGCAGGGGTGCCACGCGGCGGCGATCGCCGTGTCGCGACCGGGGGCGGATCCGCCCTGGCGCCATGAACTGGCGGCAGCCATGACCGCCGGCGGCGCTACAGCGCCCTGA
- the hflX gene encoding GTPase HflX yields MPEPSDTRDRPTRAYVIHPDLGNARTRRAPELALEEAVALAHALPAIEVVGAAVARLRNPDAGMLFSKGKREEIGQQLKAAAEGQGAELVLIDGPVTPVQQRNLEKEWGVKILDRTGLILEIFADRAQTREGVLQVEMAALAYQRTRLVRAWTHLERQRGGFGFVGGPGETQIEADRRAIDEQIIRLRRQLERVVRTRELHRKARAKVPYPIVALVGYTNAGKSTLFNRLTGAEVMAKDQLFATLDPTMRQMVLPGGRRVILSDTVGFISDLPHELVAAFRATLEEVLAADLILHVRDISHPETEQQAADVAEILGSLGVEETVPMIEVWNKIDALAEDSRAALRRTDSRTQGVQAISALTGEGLDELLAAVEQGLADALDEPRRADELVLAHGDGRRRAWLHGQGVVTHEEMREDGVHLRLRWTDRQKAAFRAL; encoded by the coding sequence TTGCCCGAACCCAGCGACACCCGGGACCGCCCGACCCGCGCCTATGTGATCCACCCCGATCTGGGCAATGCCCGCACCCGCCGCGCCCCCGAACTTGCGCTGGAGGAGGCGGTGGCGCTGGCCCATGCGCTGCCGGCGATCGAGGTGGTCGGCGCCGCGGTGGCCCGCCTGCGCAACCCCGATGCGGGGATGCTGTTTTCCAAGGGCAAGCGCGAGGAAATCGGCCAGCAACTGAAGGCCGCCGCCGAGGGGCAGGGCGCGGAACTGGTGCTGATCGACGGACCCGTCACCCCGGTCCAGCAGCGCAACCTGGAAAAGGAGTGGGGGGTCAAGATCCTGGACCGCACCGGCCTGATTCTGGAAATCTTTGCCGACCGGGCCCAGACCCGAGAAGGCGTGTTGCAGGTGGAAATGGCGGCGCTGGCCTATCAGCGCACGCGCCTTGTGCGGGCCTGGACGCATCTGGAACGCCAGCGCGGTGGCTTCGGCTTTGTGGGCGGCCCCGGCGAAACCCAGATCGAGGCCGACCGCCGCGCCATCGACGAACAGATCATCCGCCTGCGCCGGCAGCTGGAACGCGTGGTCCGGACGCGCGAGCTGCACCGCAAGGCCCGCGCCAAGGTGCCCTATCCGATCGTCGCGCTGGTCGGCTATACCAACGCCGGCAAGTCAACGCTGTTCAACCGCCTGACCGGGGCCGAGGTCATGGCCAAGGACCAGTTGTTCGCGACGCTGGACCCGACCATGCGCCAGATGGTGCTGCCCGGCGGGCGGCGGGTGATCCTGTCGGATACGGTGGGCTTCATCAGCGATCTGCCGCACGAGCTGGTCGCGGCCTTCCGCGCCACGCTGGAAGAGGTACTGGCCGCCGACCTGATCCTGCATGTGCGCGACATAAGCCACCCCGAAACCGAACAGCAGGCGGCCGATGTGGCCGAGATCCTGGGCTCGCTGGGGGTCGAGGAAACCGTGCCGATGATCGAGGTCTGGAACAAGATCGACGCGCTGGCCGAGGACAGCCGAGCGGCGCTGCGCCGCACCGATTCCCGCACCCAGGGGGTGCAGGCGATTTCGGCGCTGACCGGCGAAGGGCTGGACGAGCTTCTGGCCGCGGTCGAACAGGGCCTGGCCGATGCGCTGGACGAACCGCGCCGTGCCGACGAACTGGTGCTGGCGCATGGTGACGGGCGCCGCCGCGCCTGGCTGCACGGCCAGGGCGTGGTCACGCACGAGGAGATGCGCGAGGATGGTGTGCATCTGCGGCTGCGCTGGACCGACCGGCAAAAGGCCGCCTTCAGGGCGCTGTAG
- the hfq gene encoding RNA chaperone Hfq: protein MAGDKQNLQDAFLNHVRKGKVPVTIFLINGVKLQGVITWFDNFCVLLRRDGQSQLVYKHAISTIMPGQPISLYDGED, encoded by the coding sequence ATGGCCGGCGACAAACAGAACCTTCAGGACGCTTTTCTGAACCATGTCCGCAAGGGCAAGGTTCCGGTGACGATCTTTCTTATCAACGGTGTGAAACTGCAGGGTGTCATCACCTGGTTCGACAATTTCTGCGTGCTGCTGCGCCGCGACGGTCAGTCGCAGCTGGTCTACAAGCACGCCATCTCGACCATCATGCCGGGGCAGCCGATCAGCCTTTATGACGGCGAGGACTGA
- a CDS encoding TrkH family potassium uptake protein, with protein MRMLLRLPLIVILAGITALAMAVPGLHAHALDDHRIGSIFLGAAGLWLLLCAILGLATADAPQEARPRAVLLTMLGTMTLLPAIMAVPFAMALPDTGFLNAWWEMVSCLTTTGASLYSAELLAPSLHLWRAIVGWLGGLFMLVAAISLLAPLRVGGFEIMAMPYGRSERFERLPRPAELPSIVTHLSPPTFDTELVDPVSRAYRAVRVVFPVYAGLTLAMWVLLLMLGETGLVALTRAMGTLSTSGISPVSGPAGQASGIAGEVVIFLFLIPALSRRFWPGGGELTISERWRGDPELQMAAGVVLLVSAMLFARHFLGAIGVTPGGGTGFLTTLDSALSAAWGGIFNGLSYLTTTGWNSIEWQGARNWSGLSSPGLILAGLAMMGGGVATTAGGVKLLRVYALARHSQREVERIVHPTSVGGGGLLARRLRREGAYLAFIFFMLFASSIAVVVMLISLQEIEFDSATILSISALTNTGPLAGAIPLTPTFQGSAGMAGAPWQGWAGLPGVTKAILAGAMIVGRVETLALLALLSPEYWRR; from the coding sequence ATGCGAATGCTGCTGCGCCTGCCGCTGATCGTGATTCTGGCCGGGATCACCGCCCTGGCCATGGCGGTGCCGGGGCTTCATGCCCATGCGCTGGACGACCATCGCATCGGCAGCATCTTTCTGGGCGCGGCAGGGCTTTGGCTGCTTTTATGCGCAATCCTGGGTCTGGCAACCGCCGATGCCCCGCAAGAAGCACGCCCGCGCGCGGTGCTGCTGACCATGCTGGGCACGATGACGCTGCTGCCGGCGATCATGGCGGTGCCTTTTGCCATGGCCTTGCCTGACACCGGGTTTCTGAACGCCTGGTGGGAAATGGTGTCCTGTCTGACCACCACGGGCGCGTCGCTCTATTCGGCGGAACTGCTGGCGCCGTCGCTGCACCTGTGGCGGGCCATCGTCGGCTGGCTGGGGGGGCTTTTCATGCTGGTCGCCGCCATCTCCCTGCTGGCGCCCCTGCGCGTCGGCGGGTTCGAGATCATGGCCATGCCCTATGGTCGATCCGAGCGGTTCGAGCGGCTGCCGCGGCCGGCAGAACTGCCCAGCATCGTCACCCATCTGTCGCCACCAACCTTCGACACGGAACTGGTCGATCCGGTCAGCCGTGCCTATCGCGCGGTGCGGGTGGTGTTTCCGGTCTATGCGGGCTTGACCCTGGCGATGTGGGTGCTGCTGCTGATGCTGGGCGAAACCGGGCTGGTCGCGCTGACCCGCGCCATGGGCACGCTGTCGACCAGCGGCATCAGCCCGGTCAGCGGCCCGGCCGGGCAGGCCAGTGGCATCGCCGGCGAGGTGGTGATCTTTCTGTTCCTGATCCCGGCGCTGTCCCGGCGGTTCTGGCCCGGTGGCGGCGAACTGACCATCAGCGAGCGCTGGCGGGGCGATCCGGAACTGCAAATGGCGGCGGGCGTGGTGCTGCTGGTGTCGGCGATGCTGTTCGCGCGTCATTTCCTGGGCGCCATCGGGGTGACGCCGGGCGGTGGCACCGGGTTCCTGACAACGCTTGACAGTGCGCTGTCGGCGGCCTGGGGCGGCATCTTCAACGGCCTCAGCTATCTGACGACCACCGGCTGGAACTCGATCGAATGGCAGGGGGCGCGCAACTGGTCGGGGCTCAGCTCGCCGGGGCTGATCCTGGCCGGCCTTGCGATGATGGGGGGCGGCGTCGCCACCACCGCCGGCGGGGTCAAGCTGCTGCGCGTCTATGCCCTGGCGCGTCACAGCCAGCGCGAGGTGGAACGCATCGTCCACCCGACATCCGTGGGCGGCGGCGGGCTGCTGGCACGTCGGCTGCGGCGCGAGGGCGCCTATCTGGCGTTCATCTTCTTCATGCTGTTTGCAAGTTCCATCGCCGTGGTGGTGATGCTGATTTCGCTGCAGGAAATCGAATTCGATTCGGCCACCATCCTGTCGATTTCCGCGCTGACCAATACCGGTCCCCTGGCCGGGGCGATTCCGCTGACCCCCACATTCCAGGGGTCGGCCGGCATGGCCGGGGCGCCCTGGCAGGGCTGGGCGGGGCTGCCGGGCGTCACCAAGGCGATCCTGGCCGGCGCGATGATCGTCGGCCGGGTCGAGACCCTGGCGCTGCTGGCGCTGCTGTCGCCCGAATACTGGCGACGCTAG
- the trkA gene encoding Trk system potassium transporter TrkA, with amino-acid sequence MKIIICGAGQVGWHIARHLSGERNDVTIIDTNAELIRRATDALDVQGVTGFASHPDVLERAGARDADLIIAATYSDEVNMVTCQVAHAVFQVPRKIARLRAPAYLDAMYSDLYRADRLPIDVVISPEREVARAALQRLSAPSTFDAETFLEGRLHLLGISLDADSPVLNTPLRQLNEMFTSLMALVAGVRRGGRLFAPEANDQLFEGDQIYVFTRTEDVPRTLEVFGKPAARQESVVIIGAGNVGLAVAQALESRRERVRVKLIERNRARAEDAADALNRTIVLNGDGLSAELLEEAAVPRADAVLAITDDDKTNILAAVRAKQAGARLAISLVNDPTLMSLMEPLDIDAFINPRASTVSTILRHIRHGRVRDIYSIGDAEAEVIEAQVLSTSPICGRPIRDIDFPEGALLGAVQKGDRVLKPTGDMRIEEGDVVVIFALSKDIPEVETLLQVSIDFF; translated from the coding sequence ATGAAGATCATCATCTGCGGTGCGGGGCAGGTGGGGTGGCATATCGCCCGCCATCTGTCGGGCGAACGCAACGATGTCACCATCATCGACACCAATGCCGAACTTATCCGGCGCGCCACCGACGCGCTGGACGTGCAGGGGGTCACGGGCTTTGCCAGCCATCCCGACGTGCTGGAACGCGCGGGTGCGCGCGATGCCGACCTTATCATCGCCGCCACCTATTCGGACGAGGTGAACATGGTTACCTGCCAGGTGGCCCATGCCGTGTTCCAGGTGCCGCGCAAGATCGCGCGATTGCGGGCGCCGGCCTATCTGGATGCGATGTATTCCGACCTTTACCGCGCCGACCGTCTGCCCATCGATGTGGTGATCTCGCCCGAACGCGAGGTGGCGCGGGCGGCGCTGCAACGGCTGTCGGCGCCCTCGACCTTTGACGCGGAAACCTTTCTGGAGGGACGTCTGCACCTTCTGGGCATTTCGCTGGACGCCGACAGTCCGGTGCTGAACACGCCGCTGCGTCAGTTGAACGAGATGTTCACCAGCCTGATGGCCCTGGTCGCCGGCGTGCGCCGCGGCGGCCGCCTGTTCGCGCCCGAAGCCAATGACCAGCTGTTCGAGGGCGACCAGATCTATGTCTTTACCCGCACCGAGGATGTTCCGCGCACGCTGGAGGTGTTCGGCAAGCCCGCTGCCCGGCAGGAAAGCGTGGTCATCATCGGCGCCGGCAATGTCGGCCTGGCGGTGGCGCAGGCGCTGGAATCGCGCCGCGAGCGCGTGCGGGTGAAGCTGATCGAACGCAATCGGGCGCGGGCCGAGGATGCGGCCGATGCGCTCAATCGCACCATCGTGCTGAACGGCGACGGCTTGTCGGCCGAACTGCTGGAAGAGGCGGCGGTGCCGCGCGCCGATGCGGTGCTGGCAATCACCGACGACGACAAGACCAACATCCTTGCGGCGGTGCGCGCCAAGCAGGCCGGGGCCAGGCTCGCGATCTCGCTGGTCAACGACCCCACGCTGATGTCGCTGATGGAGCCGCTGGACATCGACGCCTTCATCAACCCGCGTGCCTCGACCGTGTCGACCATCCTGCGCCATATCCGCCACGGCCGCGTGCGCGACATCTATTCCATCGGCGATGCCGAGGCCGAGGTGATCGAGGCGCAGGTGCTGTCTACCTCGCCCATATGCGGGCGGCCGATCCGCGACATCGACTTTCCTGAAGGCGCGCTGCTGGGTGCGGTGCAAAAGGGCGACCGCGTCCTGAAACCGACCGGAGACATGCGCATCGAGGAAGGCGATGTGGTGGTGATCTTCGCGCTCAGCAAGGACATCCCCGAGGTCGAGACACTGTTGCAGGTCTCGATCGATTTCTTCTAG